CTTACGGGCCCAGTCCGCTGGGGTGACCAGGTGTTCAGCGCGCACCGAGGCGTCCAGGCCGGTCATCCCGCGGGATTCGAGGGTGGACACGATGTGGTCGCGGTAGCGGCTCCCCTCCTCGTCCCAGTCGATGTTCCCGGCTTCCAGATTGGGCGCGGGCGCCAGCACGTAGAAGAGGTGGCGCCCCTCAGGGGCCAGGGAGGGGTCGGTGAGGGTCGGTTGGGTGACCAGTAGCGAGGGGTCGCTCATGGTCCGCCCCTGGTCGATGATCTCGGTGAACGTGCTCTGCCACGCCGTTCCGAAGGAGATGGTGTGGTGCGACAGGTGGTCCCAGGTGCGGTCGGTGCCCAGGTGCAGGACCACGGCCGAGGGCGAGAACCGCTGACGCACCGGCCTACGGGAGCGGTGCCCGAGCAGCCGGTGGGCGGCCGGCAGGTCCGTGGTCAGTACCACCTGGTCACAGGCGATCCGTTCCCCCTGGTCGGTGATCACCGCGGTGACGCGGTCCCCGGAGCGCTCCAGGCGGCTCACCGACTCCCCGTAGCGCAGGTCGGCGCCGGCCTTGGCGGCGGCCGCGGCCATGGCTTCGCCGATCATCCGCATCCCGCCCCGGGGGAAGTAGACGCCGGCCACGGTGTCCATGTAGGCGATGACGGCGTAGGCGGCCAGTGCCCTGTCGGGTGCGACGCCGGCGTAGAGCGCCTGGAAGGAGAAGATCCTGCGCAGCCGTTCGTCCTTGACGTGCCTGCCCACGGCCGGTGCCAGGCGGCCGAACCCGCCCATCGCGGCCAAGCGCACCAGGTCGGGGCCGAGCAGGTCGAGAGGCGAGTCGAACTGGGCGTCGATGAAGGAGCGCATCTCCACGTCGTACAGCCGGGTCAGCCAGTCACGCAGGCGCAGGTAGCCCACGGCCTCGCGGGTTCCGGCGGCACGGGCGACCTCCGCGGCCATGCGTGCGCGGTCGGTGTGGACGTCGATCGTGGAACCGTCGGCGAAGGCCGCGCGGTAGGCGGGCGCCAGGGGCACCAGTTCGATCCGGTCCCGGACGGACTCCCCCACCGCGGCGAAGGCCTCGTCCAGCAGCTCGGGCATGGTGAGGACGGTGGGGCCGGTGTCCAGGCGGTAGCCCTCCATGTCCTGGCGCCCCGCGCGACCGCCGGGGTGGTCCTCACGTTCCACCACCACCACGTCGCGCCCGGCGCCCAGCAAGTGCAGTGCACAGGAGAGCCCGGACCAACCGGCTCCCACCACGACCACGGGACGACGCCCGCTTCCTTGAACCACGCTCACGGTTTCTCCTTGACTTCCGGGAATGTCACGTATCCGGTGTTCATGGCTGAGCGGCCGTCTGAGCGAAGGAACACAGGCCTTCGCCGACCGCGGGGGCGAGATCGAGCGGGGCGAGCCGCCCGAGACCGCGTTCGGCCAGTTCCCGGCAGCGCCGCTGGACCAGGCTCCGGGCGCCCACCCGTTCGAGTGCGTGCGCCGCGCCTTCGATGTCCACGTGTTCGGACGGCCCTCCGGTCAGGCACAGCGTGCGCAGTGCCTCGGTGTCGCCCTGCTCCCGGGCCAACCGGAGTCCGGCGGCCAGCAGAAAGGTGTTCTTGCCCTCCCGCAGGTCCTCCCCGGGTTCCTTACCCGTTCGGGCGGGATCGCCGTAGAGGTCCAGCAGGTCGTCCCGCAGTTGGAAGGCCACCCCCACGTCCGCGCCGTAGCCGCGCAGGGCCGCCAGGGTCCGCGCCGGCGCGCCGGCCATGGCCGCGCCCAGGTGAAGCGGCCGTTCGACCGTGTAGGTGGCGGTCTTGAGGTGGTCGGCGTGCAGTGCGCTGAGCTCGGACCGCTCACCGCGAGCCTGTGCGCGCAGATCGAGGAACTGCCCGGCCATGACCTCCGTGCGCATCTCCCGCCACACCGTGTGAGCGGCGCTCCGGGTGGGCAGGCTCTCCAGAGACTCGTGGAGCAGGTCATCGGCCCAGGCCATGGCGAGGTCACCGACCAGGATCGCCATGGACTCCCCGTAGCGGCGGGCGTCCCCGGAGTACCGGCGCGCGCGGTGCTCCGCGGTGTGGGCGGCGTGGAAGGAGGGCTGACCGCGGCGCATGGGTGCGGCGTCCATGACGTCGTCGTGGGCGAGGGCGAACGACTGGAGGACCTCGATGGCCGAACAGGCGCTCAGCGCGGCTCGGGCATCGGCTCCGCGCACCGCGCCGCCCCCGGCCAGCCAGCCCCACCACGCCAGCACCGAGCGCAGCCTCTTGCCGCCGTCCAGGGTGAAGGACGCGAGCCTGACCGCGAGGTCGGCCGCGAAGTCCTTGTCCACCTTGTCAGCGGCGTTGACGCGGCCTTGGAGGTACTCGGACAGCAGGTCTCCCACGAGCGACCGGACACCGTCCAGGTCTGCTGGCAGCGTTGTCTCGTGCAGGTGCGCTGAAAGCAAGGCGTCGACTCCCCCGACAGGGCCCAAAAGTCACAGAATGTCTTATTTTCAGAGTATCTTGTATATCTAACTATTTCATGCGATGCGGCTTCACGGCCAAGCGACACCTGGGATGAGGCCTAAGATCAACAGGAACGACGGAGGGACCGTGCACGAAGCGGCGAGGGAGACCAATGACGAGCGCGCCCAACGCTGGGACCACGGAGAGCGGGGCCGTTGACGAGGTCGACCGCAGGCCCCGCGAGGAGCTCTACATGGCGCTCCAGCAAGACGGTCAGCAGCTGGCCGTGCGCCTCGTACGCCTCCTGCACCGGATGGCCGACCGTACGGGCATGAACCCGACCGACTTCCAGTGCTACATGCTTCTCCGAGCCAGCGGAACCATGACACCCGGCGAAATAGCGGACAGTCTCTGCCTGTCCACGGGGTCGGTGACCGGCGTGGTGGACCGGATGGAGGCGCACGGTCTGGTCGAACGGACACCGCACCCGCTGGACAGGCGCAAGGTCGCCGTACGACTGGTCGAAGGGGCGGAGGGCAGGATCGGCCCCACCGCTCCGGGGATGCGGCAGGCGATGATCGACCTGCACTCCGGCTACACGCTGGAAGAGCTGGAGGTCATCGTGGACTGGCTGGACCGTGCCGGATCGACCCTGGACTCACTCATCGATCCCAGGACCTGACCCCGCCCCGCCCTCGTGTTCCAGCCCTCCGCTCCGGAGCGTGAACCCGTGATCCGACATGTCATACTCTGCCGGAAACTCTCCGCATTGTGACGGTTGCTTTACTACCAGGGACGAAAGCCTCTACCATCCCACGGGACCCATCCGTGACCGGTAGCAGGAACCGGCGCCCGACCCCCGCCCGAAACTCTCCGTGACGGGGATGGGAAGGAGCCACCATCTCAACCCTGCGCGAATTCATCCAAGAACGAACCAACCCTCCGGTGTTCATCACCTCCGGAGCGGTCATCATCGCCTTCGTCGTCCTGGGCATCGCCTACACGGACCCGCTGCTCCAAGCGGCACAGAGCACCCGTGACTGGATCGGCTCGACGCTCGGCTGGTTCTACGTCCTGGCGACCACCTTCTTCCTCGGCGCAGCGATCTTCCTGATGCTCAGCAGGTTCGGGAAGGTCCGGCTGGGGCCGGACGACTCCCGGCCAGAGTTCAGCACCATGGCCTGGTTCGCGATGCTCTTCACCACCGGTATGGGTATCGGTCTGGTCTTCTGGGGCGTGGCCGAGCCGGTCAACCACCTGCACGACCCGCGTGACGCCACACAGGCGCCCATCGTCGTGGAGCAGGGCCAAGCCGGAGAGGAACAGCTCGAGGAGGCCGAGGAAGCCGGGCTGACGCCCATCGTCATCGAGGACGAGGAAGGCGAGGAGGTCGACGCTCTCCTCCAGCCCGAGGCCGCCAGCAGCTCGCTGGCGTCGAGCTTCTTCCACTGGAGCTTCCACCCCTGGGCGATCTACATCGCGGTGGGGCTGTCGCTGGGCTACTTCGCCTACCGCAAGGGCCTGCCACTGCGGCCAGCCTCGGCCCTCTACCCACTGCTGGGCGAACGCGCCTTCGGCTGGCCCGGCAACATCGTCGACGTCCTCGCGGTGTTCGGGACCATCTTCGGCCTGGCGACCTCCCTGGGGCTGGGCACCCTGCAGATCAGCAGCGGCCTCAGCCGGGTGTTCGGAATCCCGGACAACGGGCTGACACAGTCCCTCATCATCATCGTCATCACCGCCATCGCGCTGTTCAGCGTCCTGTCGGGGATCGACAAGGGTCTGCGCAGGCTCTCGGTCATCAACCTGTGGCTGGCCTTCCTGCTCCTGGCCTTCGTCTTCGTCGCCGGGCCCAAGCTGTGGATGATCAGCGGCATGACCTCGGGCGCCGGTGAGTACCTGGAAAACCTCATTCCGTGGAGCCTGTCCTTCCCGAGCCCGCTGGCCGACGAACAGGCGGCGGGCTTCACCACGGGGTGGAGCGTCTTCTACTGGGGCTGGTGGATCTCCTGGGCCCCGTTCGTCGGCATCTTCCTGGCCCGCATCTCCTACGGCCGCACCATCCGGGAGTTCATCCTCGGCGCGCTCTTCGCGCCGGTCGTCGTGTCGGTCCTGTGGTTCGGCGTCTTCGGCGGCTCGGGCCTGTACTACGAGCTGTTCGGTGACGGCGGCTTCCAGGACGGCAACGAGGCCGACGCCGCGTTCCACCTGATGGAGGCGCTCCCGCTGGCACCGGTGGTGGCGCTCGTCGCCTCCCTGCTGCTGATCCTCGTCGTGACGATCTTCTTCGTCACCTCCTCGGACTCCGGTTCCCTGGTGGTCGACATGCTCACCAACGGCGGCAGCACGAAGGCCTACCGGCTCCAGCGCGGCTTCTGGGCGGTCAGCGAGGGCGCCGTGACGCTCATCCTGCTCGTCCTGGGCGGCGCACTGGCACTCGACGCCCTCCAAGCGGCGTCGGTGGTCACCGGCCTGCCCTTCGCGGTGATCCTGATCTTCATGCTGTGGGGTCTGTTCAAGGCGCTCGCGAGCGAACCGAAGCCCGGCGCGCCGAAGAGGGTCCGGGCGGAGGATCGACCGCCAGCCGCCCCTTCTGGGAACATCAGGGTGGGCCGTAAGGGTGAAGAAGGCACTCCAGAGGAGGCAGAGGGCACATGACACCCAAGAGGTTCAGCAACCCCTTCCACGGGGTCGTCGACATGATCACGGAGATGAACCGCATCTCCGACACCATGTCCTCGATCGAGACGAGCCAGGCCGGTGAGCGCGAACGCGGCTTCGCCGACGCCTGGAGCCCGCCCACGGACATCCTCGCCCGCGGCCGCGACCTGGTGATCAGGTGCGAGGTCCCCGGCGTGTACGAGGAGGACGTGTCGGTCAGCCTCAACCACGGCATCCTGACCATCAGCGGGGAGCGGCGGCGCGACGAGGACGACGTCGTCTACTACTCCTCGGAGCGGTTCATGGGCACCTTCCGCCGGGAGATCAGCCTTCCCGACGGGGTGGGCGAGAAGGATGTGGAGGCCAGCTACGGCGAGGGCCTGTTGGAGGTGGTCGTCCACGGGGCGGCCAACCAGCGCGTCCCCAAGCGGATCAACATCTCACGGCGCAAGCGCACCTGATCCGGGCAGGCCCCAGGAACCCAACGACCCCCGCCGGGCGCGTGCCCGGCGGGGGTCGTTCGCGTGTGAGGGCTAGAAGACGCGGTCGGCCTCGTAGGGGCCGATCACGGCCAGCGCCCGCGGACGGGCCAGCAGCTCGGCGGCGACCGCGGCCACGTCATCCTGGGTGAGCGCGTCGTACTTCGCCAGGTCCTCATCGATGGAGGAGTGGCGCGGCCGGGTGAGCTCGTGCGAGAGCAGGCGCCCCATACGGGCGTTGGTGCCCTCGCTGCCCAGCACCATGGCGCCCTGGATCTGGCCCTTGGCGCGGGTCAGCTCCTCGGCGGTGATGCCGGAGGCGGCGACCTTGGCCAGCTCGTCGCGGCAGACCCCGATGACCTCGTCGGCCTTCTCCGGCAGACAGCCCGCGTAGATCTGGAAGGTGCCGGTGTCGGCGTACGCCGTGTGGTAGGCGTGCACCGCGTAGGCCAGGCCGCGCTTCTCGCGCACCTCCTGGAACAGGCGGGAGGACATGCCACCGCCCAGAGCGGCGCTGAGCAGGCGCAGGGCGTACCAGCGCGGATCGGTACGGGTCAGCCCCTCCGAACCCAGGATGATGTGGGCCTGCTCGGTCTCACGCGGTTGCACCACCGTGCCGCCGAAGGTGCGGACCGGCTTCCCCGCGATGCGCGGGCGGGACGGGCGGGCGTCACCGGCGGCGGCCAGGCGGTCGGCGAACATGGCCTGGACCTGCTCGACCACCGTGTCGTGCTCCAGGCTGCCCGCGGCGGTGACGATGAGCTCCGAGGGCACGTAGGCGTCCCGGTACTGCTCGGCGATGCGTTCGCGGGCCAGCGCCTTGATGGTGTCGGCGGTGCCCAGGATCGGGCGGCCCAGCGGGGTGTCACCGAAGAAGTGCTCGGCGAAGACGTCGTCCACCAGGTCGGCGGGCTCGTCCTCGTACATGGCGATCTCCTCGAGGATCACGCCGCGCTCGGTCTCGACCTCGTCCTCGTCCAGGACGGAGTTGGCCACCATGTCACCGACCACGTCCACCGCGAGCGGAAGGTCCCGGTCCAGGACCTTCGCGTAGTAGCAGGTGTGCTCCTTGGTGGTGTAGGCGTTGTGGTCGGCGCCCACACCGTCCAGCAGCGCGGAGATCTCCAGCGCCGAGCGGGTCCCGGTCCCCTTGAAGAGCAGGTGCTCCAGGAAGTGCGCCGACCCCGCGTGCGCGGAGTCCTCGTCACGGGAGCCGGTGGTCGCGGAGATCCCGAAGGCCGCGGACCGGCCGCCGGGGATGTTCTCGGTGACCACGCGCAGGCCGCCGGGCAGTACCGTCCGACGCACCAGTCCGGAGCCGCCGTCGGGCTCCAGCAGCGTCACGGTCGTGCCCGGCTCCTGCTCTGCGGCGATGGGGACAGAACTCATGGATCCTTCTTCTTCGCGTCGGGGCATTCAGCAGAGCATACGTGTGGGACGACGGCGGGGCGGCCGCGTCGTGAAGACGCGACCGCCCCGGGTCAGACGGGCTCAGGATCAGGTGTTCTCGGAACGCCCGCCGGAGCTGCGACGCCGACGGCGGCGCGGGGCGCCCTCGCCCTTGTCGTCGTCCTTGTCGGAGTCCTCGTCCGAACCCTCGGCGCTGTCGGCCTTGGGAGCGGAGTCGGCCTTGTCCGACTTGGCGTTCTCGGACTCGACGACCTCGACCGGGACCAGGGAGAGCTTCCCGCGGTCGTCGATCTCGCGGATCTCGACCTGGATCTTCTCGCCGATGCTGATCACGTCGTCGAGGTTCTCGATGCGCTGGCCGCCGTGCAGCTTGCGGATCTGCGAGATGTGCAGCAGACCGTCCTTGCCGGGCAGCAGCGAGACGAACGCGCCGAAGGCGGTCGTCTTCACGACGGTGCCCAGGTAGCGGTCGCCCACCTCGGGCATGGTCGGGTTCGCGATCTGGTTGATCGTGTCCCGGGCGGCCTCCGCGGAGGGGCCGTCGGTGGCACCGATGTAGATGGTGCCGTCGTCCTCGATCGAGATGTCCGCGCCGGTGTCGTCCTGGATCGAGTTGATCATCTTGCCCTTGGGGCCGATGACCTCGCCGATCTTGTCGACGGGCACCTTGACGGTGAGGATGCGCGGAGCGTTCGGGCTCATCTCGGCCGGACGCTCGATGGCCTCCTGCATGACGTCGAGGATGGCCAGACGGGCGCCGCGGGCCTGCTGCAGGGCCAGGGCCAGCTGCTCGGCGGGGATGCCGTCGAGCTTGGTGTCCAGCTGCAGGGCCGTGATGAGCTCACGGGTACCGGCGACCTTGAAGTCCATGTCGCCGAAGGCGTCCTCGGCACCGAGGATGTCGGTCAGCGTGACGAACTGGTCGCCCTCGCTGATCAGACCCATGGCGATACCGGAGACCATCTCCTTGAGCGGCACACCGGCCGCCATCAGGGACATGGTGGAGGCGCAGACCGAACCCATCGAGGTGGAACCGTTGGACCCGAGGGCCTCGGAGACCTGACGGATGGCGTACGGGAACTCCTCGCGGGCGGGCAGAACCGGCAGCAGGGCCCGCTCGGCCAGGGCGCCGTGCCCGATCTCGCGCCGCTTGGGCGAGCCCACCCGACCGGTCTCACCGGTGGAGTAGGGCGGGAAGTTGTAGTTGTGCATGTAGCGCTTGGTCTTGTCAGGGTTGAGCGTGTCAACCATCTGTTCCATGCGCAGCATGTTCAACGTGGTGACGCCCATGATCTGGGTCTCGCCACGCTCGAAGAGGGCCGAACCGTGCACCCGCGGGAGAATGCCGACCTCGGCGCTCAGCTGACGGATGTCCTTGGGGCCGCGGCCGTCGATGCGGACCTGGTCGCGCAGCACGCGCTCACGCATGAGCTGCTTGCTCAGGCTGCGGAAGGCGGCGCCGACCTCCTTCTCACGACCCTCGAAGTCCTCGGCCAGCTTCTCGGCGGCGGAGGCCTTGATCTTGTCGAGCTCGCTCTCGCGGTCCTGCTTGTCCGCGATCGTGAGGGCCTTGGAGAGCTCCTCGCGCACGGCCGCCTCGACGGCGGCGTAGGCGTCGTCCTCGTAGTCGAGGAAGACCGGGAACTCGGTCTGCTCACGGCTGGTCTGGTCGGCGACGGCCTGCTGGGCCTTGCACAGCACCTTGATGAAGGGCTTGGCGGCCTCGAGACCCTCGGCGACGGTCTGCTCGTTGGGGCCGACAGCCCCTTCGGCGACCAGCTTCAGCGTCTGGGTGGTGGACTCGGCCTCGACCATCATGATCGCGACGTCGCCGTCCTCCATGACACGGCCGGCGACGACCATGTCGAAGGTGGCACCCTCGAGCTCGGCGTGGGTCGGGAAGCCCACCCACTGGCCGTCGATCAGGGCGACGCGGACGCCGCCGAGCGGGCCGGAGAAGGGGATCCCGGAGATCTGCGTGGACATCGAGGCCGCGTTGATGGCGACGACGTCGTACAGGTGCTCGGGGTGCAGGGCCAGGATCGTCTCGACGATCTGGATCTCGTTGCGCAGGCCCTTCTTGAAGGAGGGGCGCAGCGGCCGGTCGATCAGGCGGCAGGTGAGGATGGCGTCCTCGGAAGGACGGCCCTCACGCCGGAAGAACGAGCCGGGGATACGGCCGGCGGCGTACATCCGCTCCTCGACGTCCACCGTCAGGGGGAAGAAGTCGAGGTTCTCCTTGGGGCGCTTCGAGGCGGTGGTGGCCGACAGGACGACGGTCTCGTCGTCCAGGTAGACCGTGGCCGAACCGGCGGCCTGACGGGCCAGACGGCCGGTCTCGAAGCGAATGGTACGGGTGCCGAACTTGCCGTTGTCAATGACGGCTTCGGCCGAGTAAACGCCCTCCATGGGCGACCTCCTACTACATGTTGCGGTCCGCCGCGCCGGAGCCGGACAGGCTCTCGGCACAGCGATGTACTTTCCGCGACGTGCCCCGGAGGTGATGACGGCCGGTCATCGATCGAAGCCCACGGCACACCCGTGACGGGTGGTGTCCGGAGACCACTACCGAGGACCGACCCCTGGTACCGGGGTGACGGCGCGGTGGCGTGCGAGTGGCTTCCGGTGTCGGAGGCCACTCTGGTTACACCTTACTAACAAAGAGGGAGCGGCCGAAGCCACTCCCTCCGAATCAACCTAGCGGCGCAGACCCAGACGCTCGATCAGCGAGCGGTAGCGGGTGATGTCCTGCTTGGCGATGTACTTGAGCAGACGGCGGCGGCGGCCGACCATCAGGAGCAGGCCACGACGGCTGTGGTGGTCGTGCTTGTGGTCCTTGAGGTGCTCGGTGAGCTCCGTGATGCGGTGCGTGAGCAGCGCGATCTGAACCTCGGGGGAGCCGGTGTCGCCCTCAGCGGTGGCGTACTCGGCGATGATCTTTTCCTTGGTGGCGGTGTCGATCGACACAACGCTCCTTCTGTTTCAAGAGTCGGTACGCAGGGCGAACCCCGGTACTTGACAGGGTTCAGACGCGGTGACCGCGCGTACGAACAGTCACCGTCGCGTGTGGTGCGCGCGGCCCGTCGCCGATGGCGCGGGTGCACCGCGCTCCCGCCGAATCCGCTCCCCGAGAGGGGCGCGACTCACCGCGGGCACACGTGGACGGACCCACACTACCGCAAACCACGTGGCGAAGCGCCCTGGTCACGGGTCGTGGAAAACACAGCCGGACGCGGAATCAGGCCGCACCCGATCAGGCCAAGCCCAGGACCTCGCGACAGCGGTCGACGTCGCGGCGCATCGCCACGATGAGTTCTTCGATGTCGTCGAAGCGCTCCTGGCCGCGGATCCGCGCGGTGAAGTCGACGGCCATGCGCAGGCCGTACAGCTCCAGGTCGTCGCGGTCGAGCGCGTAGGCCTCCACCGTGCGCTCGGCGCCGTCGAACGTGGGGTTGGTGCCGACCGAGATCGCCGCTGGCCAGCGGGACTCCTGCCCCTCGACCGGCTCCAGGCGGCTCAGCCACCCGGCGTAGACGCCGTCACCGGGCACGGCGGTGTCCGCCGGGAGGTCGGCGTTGGCGGTGGGGAAGCCCAGGAGTTCGCGGCCGCGGGCGGCGCCGTGCACGATCTCGCCGCACACGCGGTGCGGGCGGCCCAGGAGCTCGGCCGCGGCGGCCACGTCGCCCTCGTCCAGGAGGCCGCGGATCCGCGTGGAGGTGATGGTGTCGCCCTCGGCGACCAGGCGCACGCCGTCGGCGGTGAAGTCGTACTTCTCCCCCAGGTCGGCCAGGACGGCCACGTTCCCGGCGGCTCGGTGGCCGAAGCGGAAGTCCTCACCGACCACCACGGCCGCGGCGTGGAGCCGCTCGACCAGCACCCGCTGAACGAAATCCTCGGCGCTGAGCGAGGACAGCTCTCCGCTGAAGGGCAGGACACACACGGCGTCGGCGCCGAGGGGCTCCATGAGCTCGACGCGGTGTTCGACAGGGGTCAGGACCGGCGGGGTGACCCCGCGCAGCACCTTCTGGGGGTGCGGGTCGAAGGTGACCACGACGACGGGGAGGCCGAGTTCGCGCCCGTGGGCGCGCGCGGAGCCCAGGATCGCCTGGTGGCCGCGGTGCACCCCGTCGAAGACGCCGATCGCCACCACGGACCGCCCCCAGTCGGAGGGAATGTCCTCCAGCCCGTCCCATCGCCGCACGTTCGGTCCCCTTGCTGTGAAGTGGTCTGGTTGTTCCTGAGACAAGCGTGCCATGTCGGCGGCCCAGCTTCCGACACGCGGGCGGTGTGGCCCGGCGCACTCCGCGGCGCACCCGGTCGGGTCTCTGCCGTGGGCAAAGAAGGGTTGGCATGACCCGGGAACGCGGTTTACCGTGCCCGGATGGCGATGATCGACACCGGTACGACGCGTTTGGCCTACGACGAGGCCGGGGCAGGGCCCGCGGTCGTGCTCGTGCACGCGGGTGTGGCCGACCGTCGGATGTGGGACCACCAGTTCGCGGAGCTGGCCAAGGACCACTGGGTGGTGCGCTACGACTGGCGCGGCTACGGGGGTTCGGCCGACCACGAGGGTCCGGTCCGGCACCACGAGGACCTGTTGGCGTTGATGGACGCGCTGGAGATCCCGGAGGCCACCCTGTTCGGCGCGTCCTACGGGGGCGCCTACGCGGTCGACGCGGCCCTGGCCGCCCCGGAGCGGGTGAACGCGCTGGCGCTGGTCTGCCCGGGAATGTCGGGACACGTGTGGCCGGAGGTCTTCGTTCGGACCGGACAGCAGATGGCCCTGGCCGCGGTGCCGCACGTACGGCTGGTGGCGTATCAGGAGGGCAACGCCGATCCGGACCCGGCAGACGTGGCGGCGATGGCCGACGCCCAGGCCAGGTTCATGGTCCTGGGCCCGGGCCGCTCCCCCGACGAGATGCCCGTCGAGGCCTGGGACCTGTCGCTGCTGATGCTGCGCGAGATGTACGCCCGCCGCTGGTCGAGCCCGGCCAACCACACCCAGTGGCCCGAGCGCCCGGCGGTGGACCGCCTGCACGAGATCGGCGTGCCCACCCTGGTCGTCAAGGGCCTCTCCGAGGTCCCCCAGGTCCAGGACGTCGCCGACCTCTACAAGGCGGG
This DNA window, taken from Nocardiopsis exhalans, encodes the following:
- the crtI gene encoding phytoene desaturase family protein, with the translated sequence MVVVGAGWSGLSCALHLLGAGRDVVVVEREDHPGGRAGRQDMEGYRLDTGPTVLTMPELLDEAFAAVGESVRDRIELVPLAPAYRAAFADGSTIDVHTDRARMAAEVARAAGTREAVGYLRLRDWLTRLYDVEMRSFIDAQFDSPLDLLGPDLVRLAAMGGFGRLAPAVGRHVKDERLRRIFSFQALYAGVAPDRALAAYAVIAYMDTVAGVYFPRGGMRMIGEAMAAAAAKAGADLRYGESVSRLERSGDRVTAVITDQGERIACDQVVLTTDLPAAHRLLGHRSRRPVRQRFSPSAVVLHLGTDRTWDHLSHHTISFGTAWQSTFTEIIDQGRTMSDPSLLVTQPTLTDPSLAPEGRHLFYVLAPAPNLEAGNIDWDEEGSRYRDHIVSTLESRGMTGLDASVRAEHLVTPADWARKGLARGTPFSLAHTFTQTGPFRPRNTVPGTANAVLAGCGTTPGVGLPTVLLSGKLAAARVVSRTGSGVLR
- a CDS encoding polyprenyl synthetase family protein; protein product: MLSAHLHETTLPADLDGVRSLVGDLLSEYLQGRVNAADKVDKDFAADLAVRLASFTLDGGKRLRSVLAWWGWLAGGGAVRGADARAALSACSAIEVLQSFALAHDDVMDAAPMRRGQPSFHAAHTAEHRARRYSGDARRYGESMAILVGDLAMAWADDLLHESLESLPTRSAAHTVWREMRTEVMAGQFLDLRAQARGERSELSALHADHLKTATYTVERPLHLGAAMAGAPARTLAALRGYGADVGVAFQLRDDLLDLYGDPARTGKEPGEDLREGKNTFLLAAGLRLAREQGDTEALRTLCLTGGPSEHVDIEGAAHALERVGARSLVQRRCRELAERGLGRLAPLDLAPAVGEGLCSFAQTAAQP
- a CDS encoding MarR family winged helix-turn-helix transcriptional regulator yields the protein MTSAPNAGTTESGAVDEVDRRPREELYMALQQDGQQLAVRLVRLLHRMADRTGMNPTDFQCYMLLRASGTMTPGEIADSLCLSTGSVTGVVDRMEAHGLVERTPHPLDRRKVAVRLVEGAEGRIGPTAPGMRQAMIDLHSGYTLEELEVIVDWLDRAGSTLDSLIDPRT
- a CDS encoding BCCT family transporter — encoded protein: MFITSGAVIIAFVVLGIAYTDPLLQAAQSTRDWIGSTLGWFYVLATTFFLGAAIFLMLSRFGKVRLGPDDSRPEFSTMAWFAMLFTTGMGIGLVFWGVAEPVNHLHDPRDATQAPIVVEQGQAGEEQLEEAEEAGLTPIVIEDEEGEEVDALLQPEAASSSLASSFFHWSFHPWAIYIAVGLSLGYFAYRKGLPLRPASALYPLLGERAFGWPGNIVDVLAVFGTIFGLATSLGLGTLQISSGLSRVFGIPDNGLTQSLIIIVITAIALFSVLSGIDKGLRRLSVINLWLAFLLLAFVFVAGPKLWMISGMTSGAGEYLENLIPWSLSFPSPLADEQAAGFTTGWSVFYWGWWISWAPFVGIFLARISYGRTIREFILGALFAPVVVSVLWFGVFGGSGLYYELFGDGGFQDGNEADAAFHLMEALPLAPVVALVASLLLILVVTIFFVTSSDSGSLVVDMLTNGGSTKAYRLQRGFWAVSEGAVTLILLVLGGALALDALQAASVVTGLPFAVILIFMLWGLFKALASEPKPGAPKRVRAEDRPPAAPSGNIRVGRKGEEGTPEEAEGT
- a CDS encoding Hsp20/alpha crystallin family protein yields the protein MTPKRFSNPFHGVVDMITEMNRISDTMSSIETSQAGERERGFADAWSPPTDILARGRDLVIRCEVPGVYEEDVSVSLNHGILTISGERRRDEDDVVYYSSERFMGTFRREISLPDGVGEKDVEASYGEGLLEVVVHGAANQRVPKRINISRRKRT
- a CDS encoding M16 family metallopeptidase, translated to MSSVPIAAEQEPGTTVTLLEPDGGSGLVRRTVLPGGLRVVTENIPGGRSAAFGISATTGSRDEDSAHAGSAHFLEHLLFKGTGTRSALEISALLDGVGADHNAYTTKEHTCYYAKVLDRDLPLAVDVVGDMVANSVLDEDEVETERGVILEEIAMYEDEPADLVDDVFAEHFFGDTPLGRPILGTADTIKALARERIAEQYRDAYVPSELIVTAAGSLEHDTVVEQVQAMFADRLAAAGDARPSRPRIAGKPVRTFGGTVVQPRETEQAHIILGSEGLTRTDPRWYALRLLSAALGGGMSSRLFQEVREKRGLAYAVHAYHTAYADTGTFQIYAGCLPEKADEVIGVCRDELAKVAASGITAEELTRAKGQIQGAMVLGSEGTNARMGRLLSHELTRPRHSSIDEDLAKYDALTQDDVAAVAAELLARPRALAVIGPYEADRVF
- a CDS encoding polyribonucleotide nucleotidyltransferase translates to MEGVYSAEAVIDNGKFGTRTIRFETGRLARQAAGSATVYLDDETVVLSATTASKRPKENLDFFPLTVDVEERMYAAGRIPGSFFRREGRPSEDAILTCRLIDRPLRPSFKKGLRNEIQIVETILALHPEHLYDVVAINAASMSTQISGIPFSGPLGGVRVALIDGQWVGFPTHAELEGATFDMVVAGRVMEDGDVAIMMVEAESTTQTLKLVAEGAVGPNEQTVAEGLEAAKPFIKVLCKAQQAVADQTSREQTEFPVFLDYEDDAYAAVEAAVREELSKALTIADKQDRESELDKIKASAAEKLAEDFEGREKEVGAAFRSLSKQLMRERVLRDQVRIDGRGPKDIRQLSAEVGILPRVHGSALFERGETQIMGVTTLNMLRMEQMVDTLNPDKTKRYMHNYNFPPYSTGETGRVGSPKRREIGHGALAERALLPVLPAREEFPYAIRQVSEALGSNGSTSMGSVCASTMSLMAAGVPLKEMVSGIAMGLISEGDQFVTLTDILGAEDAFGDMDFKVAGTRELITALQLDTKLDGIPAEQLALALQQARGARLAILDVMQEAIERPAEMSPNAPRILTVKVPVDKIGEVIGPKGKMINSIQDDTGADISIEDDGTIYIGATDGPSAEAARDTINQIANPTMPEVGDRYLGTVVKTTAFGAFVSLLPGKDGLLHISQIRKLHGGQRIENLDDVISIGEKIQVEIREIDDRGKLSLVPVEVVESENAKSDKADSAPKADSAEGSDEDSDKDDDKGEGAPRRRRRRSSGGRSENT
- the rpsO gene encoding 30S ribosomal protein S15, producing the protein MSIDTATKEKIIAEYATAEGDTGSPEVQIALLTHRITELTEHLKDHKHDHHSRRGLLLMVGRRRRLLKYIAKQDITRYRSLIERLGLRR